In Isoptericola variabilis 225, the genomic window GCAGGAACGTCGGCCGGAACGTGCCCAGGTCGGCCACGAGCGTCTTGACGTCGGGCAGGTGCCCCAGCACCGCGTCGCCCGAGACGACCGCGACCTGGATGAGCCGTGCGAACACGTGCGCGAGCGGGAGGAACAGCACCGTGCGGGAGCCGTCGCGGCCCAGCAGGTCCGGCAGCGCCAGGCGTGCGTTCAGGGCCAGGTGGGCGAAGTTGCCGTGCGTGAGCTCGGCGCCCTTGGGCCGGCCGGTCGAGCCGGAGGTGTAGATGATCGTGGCGAGGTCGTCCCGCCCGACGGCGTCACGCCGCTCGGTCACGGCGCGCGCGGGCACGTCGGCGGCGGCCGCCCGCAGCGTCGCGAGCGCACCGCCGTCGAGCACGAGCACGTCCTCGAGCGCCGGGAGCCGGTCGCGCACGTGGGCGACCGCGGCGGCGTGCCCGGCCGTCTCGACGATCGCGAGCCGGACGCCCGCGTCGGACAGGATCCAGTGCACCTGCTCGGGCGAGCTCGTCTCGTACACGGGCACGGGGACGGCGCCCACGGCCCAGGCGGCGTAGTCGAGCAGCGTCCACTCGTAGCGCGTGCGCGACATGATCGCGACCCGGTCGCCGGCCTGCACCCCGCGCCCGACCAGCCCGCGCGCGACCTCGAGCACCTCGTCGCCGAACTCGCGGGCGGTCACGGGCCGCCACGCACCGCCGGCGGTGTCCCGCCGCTCGAGGAGGGGACGGTCGCCCGCCCGGGCGATCCGGTCGAGAAGGAGGGTGCTGATGCTCGTGCCCGCAGGCACGTCCACGAGGCTCGGCGTCGTGGCGACCGTCATTGTGCTGTTCTCCATCGATCAGGTTCGCGACCCGTTCAGGGCCCCGGAGACCCTACACGCTCCACGGTGGACGCCCTGACCAGGCATCCGGCCTCGGCCCGTAGGATCGAGCCATGGCCGATCCCTACGACGAGGCACCCGTCCCGGAGAGCGGGCGGCCCCTGCCCGCCGAGATCCTGGCGCTGCGCAGCACGATCGACAACATCGACGCGGCGCTGGTGCACCTGCTCGCCGAGCGGTTCAAGACGACGCAGCGCGTCGGCGAGCTCAAGGCCCGGGGCGGCCTGCCGGCGGCGGACCCGCAGCGCGACCGCCAGCAGATCGAGCGTCTCAAGAGCATCGCGCTCGGGGCGGGGCTGGACCCGGAGTTCGCCGAGCAGTTCCGCGAGTTCATCGTCTCCGAGGTGATCCGCCACCACGAGCGCATCGCGGCCGAGCACGCCGCCGGCCGGCGTCTCGGCGAGCTGCCACCGCTCGACACCTACAGTTGAAGAGACTCCGAGATCTGACCGGATCGACGGCCGTGCCCGCACCTCGCGGCACGGCCGTTCCTCTCTCGGCGTGATCCGGGTGCCGGGGTGGCGGCCCGGCGCGATCCGTCGCACCCTGGAGGGCACAGCCGACGGAACCGAGGGGGACTCTGGATGAAGATCGACTGGCTCAAGCCCCTCGTCGGACACCCCGGACCGTTCGCGACCGTCTACCTGGACGCGACACGGTCGGCCGATGCCGGCGACAAGGACGTGGTGAACCGCTGGAAGGCGGTGCGCCGCTCGCTGCAGCAGCAGGGCGCGCCGCCGGGTGTGCTCGAGTCGCTCGACGAGGCGGCGAGCCGCTCCACGTGGGTCGCCGGGCCGCACGGCCGGGTGCTCATCGCCGACGAGAGCGGCGTGCTCGTGGACCGGGTGCTGCGCAACCCGCCCGCCGTCGCGACGGGGCTCTGGCACCCCGTGCCGGCGCTCCTGCAGGCGGCCCGCGCAGGGGACGAGAGCGTCGACGCCCTGTGCGTCGCGGTCGACCGGCACGGCGCCGACTTCTGGCCCGTGAACGTCAACGGCACCGCCAAGCCGGAGAAGCAAACGATGGCCGGCCCGCACGACGAGGTCTCCAAGACGTCGTCGACGCGCACCAAGCGCGCCACGATCGAGTCGCGCGCCGAGGACTCCTGGGAGCGCAACGCCGAGGCGTTCGCCGCCGAGATCGACCGTCGGGTCGCGACGCAGCGCCACGAGCTCGTGCTGCTCACGGGCGACGTCCGCGTCGTCAACCTCGTCAAGGAGGAGCTCGGCCAGGAGGCCTCGCGCGTGACCGTCGAGGTGCCGGGCGGCGGGCGCGGACCCGGGGTGCACGAGGAGTCGTTCGCCGAGAACGTCGAGGACGCCCTCGACTCCTTCCGCGAGCGCCGGCGCGAGCAGGTGCTCGCCGAGCTGCGCCAGGAGCTCGGCCGCGAGGAGGGTGCGGTGACGTCGATCGACGACGTCGTGCAGGTCCTCGCGCGCGGCCAGGTCAAGGACCTGGTCCTCGCCGAGTCGCTCGCCGACGACGCCGCCCGCCTGCTCGCCGCGTTCTCGGCCGGGGAGACGACCAGGCCCGACTTCGGCGGGCTGCTCAACGGCCGCCACCTGTTCATCGGGCCCGACCCGATGCACATCGCGACCTCGCGTGCGGACCTCGAGGCCCTCGGCGTGACCGAGGGCATCGAGGAACTGCCGGCGACGTCCGCGCTCATGCGCGCCGCGATCGCGCAGGACGCCGGGCTCACGTTCGCCCCCGAGGGCTCGGTCGAGCTCATCGAGGGCGTCGGGGCGACCCTGCGCTGGACGGACAACGGGACGCCCAAGGAGGTCGCCGCCACCATGAGCGGCGACGACGTCCGCCTCGCCTCGCCGAGGTAGCGCGCCGCCTCGCCGAGGTAGCGCGAACGCCCCTCCACCCGGCTGGCCCGGGTGGAGGGGCGTTCTGCGTCGTCTCAGGCCTGGGGCTTGCGCGCCGGCGGCTCGCCCAGCTCGGAGGCGGTCACGACGATGCCGCCCTGGACGTCCGGGTTGCCCTGGCCCTCGGCGGCCTCGACCAGCTCCAGCTCGCCCTCGACGCGTCCGGCGCCGCGCACGTCGTCGAGCGACGCGCGCACGCCGTCGAGCAGCGCGCCCGGCACGGCAACGGTCGCCGAGAGGATCGGCGTGCGCATCGACACCTTGGCCTCGGACTTGATCTTGCGCAGCGCGGCGAGCGCGTGCCCGGCGGCGGTGAGCTGGACCGGGTCGGCGTCGCCGGCCGCAGCGCGCAGCGCGTCCGGGGTCGGCCACGGAGCGCGGTGCACCGAGCCCTCCCGCCACCACGACCAGACCTCCTCGGTCGCGAACGGGATGAACGGCGCGAGCAGCCGCAGCATCGTGTCGAGGGCGAGCGCCAGCGCGGTGCGCGCCGAGACCGTCTCGGGGCTCACCTCGGTCGCCGCGGCGCCCGCCCCGTACGCGCGGTCCTTGACCAGCTCGAGGTAGTCGTCGCAGAACGTCCAGAAGAACGTCTCGGTGACCTCGAGCGCGCGCGTGTGGTCGTACGCCTCGAACGCGGCGGTCGCCTGCTCGACGACGGACGCGAGCCCGGCGAGCATCGCGCGGTCGAGGTCGACGGTCACCGCGGCGGGGTCGAGCACGATCTCGCCCGTGCCCGTCTGCGGGTCGACGCCGAACGTCAGCGCGAACTTCGAGGCGTTGAGCACCTTGATCGCGAGGCGGCGGCCGATCTTCATCTGGCCGACCTCGAACGCCGCGTCGGTGCCGAGGCGCGCCGCGGCCGCCCAGTAGCGGACGGCGTCCGAGCCGTGCTCGACGAGCAGGTCCATGGGCGTGACGACGTTGCCCTTGGACTTCGACATCTTCTTGCGGTCCGGGTCGAGGATCCAGCCGCTGATCGCCGCGTGCTTCCACGGCAGCACGTTCCGCTCCAGGTGCGAGCGCACCACGGACGAGAAGAGCCACGTGCGGATGATGTCCTGGCCCTGGGGGCGCAGGTCCATCGGATAGACGCGCTCGAAGAGGTCGGGGTCCCGCTCCCAGCCCGAGACGATGAGCGGGGACAGCGAGGACGTCGCCCACGTGTCCATGACGTCGGCGTCGCCCACGAACCCGCCGGGCTTGCCGCGCTGGTCCTCGGAGAACCCGGCGGGCGCCTGCGACGTCGGGTCGACGGGAAGCTCGGCCTCGGTCGGCACGATGGGGTGGTCGTAGTCGACCTCGCCCGTCTCGAGCACCGGGTACCACAGCGGGATCGCGACGCCGAAGAAGCGCTGGCGGCTGATGAGCCAGTCGCCGTTGAGGCCGTTGACCCAGTTCTCGTAGCGGACCCGCATGAAGTCGGGGTGGAAGTCGAGCTCCTTGCCGCGCTGGAGCAGCTCGGTCTTGAGGTCCCGCCGGTCCCACTCGCGCCCGCCGTTGCGGATGTACCACTGGCGGCTCGTGACGATCTCGAGCGGCTTGTCGCCCTTCTCGTAGAAGTTCGTCATGCGCTGGGTCGGCGTCGGCTCCCCGTCCAGGTCGCCCGAGGCGCGCAGCGCGTCGACGACGGCGGTGCGCGCCGAGAACGACGTCTTGCCCGCGAGCTGCTCGGCGTACAGGGCCTCGCCCGGGCCGCCCGCGATCCACTCGGGCACCTCGCGCGACAGGCGCCCGTCGCGCTGGATGATCGAGCGCGTCGGCAGCTGCAGCTCGCGCCACCACTGCACGTCGGTGAGGTCGCCGAACGTGCAGCACATCGCGATGCCCGCGCCCTTGTCCATGGCGGCGGCGGGGTGCGCAAGCACCGGGATCTCGACGCCGAACAGCGGCGACGTCACCGTGGTGCCGAAGAGCGGCTGGTACCGCTCGTCGTCGGGGTGCGCGACGAGCGCCACGACGGCCGGGATGAGCTCCGGGCGGGTGGTCTCGATGTAGACGGGCTCGCCGTCGGGCCGGTGGAACGCGACCCGGTGGAAGAAGCCCGGGTACTCGCGTGCCTCGAGCTCGGCCTGCGCGACCGCCGTCTGGAACGTCACGTCCCACAGGCCCGGCGCCTCGGCCTGGTAGGCCTCGCCGCGCTCGAGGTTGCGCAGGAACGCGCGCTGCGAGGCGGCGCGCGACGTCGCGTCGATCGTCTGGTACGTCTGCGACCAGTCGACGCTCAGCCCGAGCCGGCGCCACAGCTCCTCGAACTGGCGCTCGTCGTCGGCGGTGAGCTTCTCGCACAGCTCGACGAAGTTGCGGCGGCTGATCGGCACCTGGTCGCCGGGCTTGACGTTCTTGCCGTCCGTGCCCTCGTGCGGGGGCGTGAAGTCCGGGTCGTAGGGCAGCGACGGGTCGCACCGCACGCCGAAGTAGTTCTGCACGCGGCGCTCGGTGGGCAGGCCGTTGTCGTCCCACCCCATGGGGTAGAAGACCTCCTTGCCGCGCAT contains:
- a CDS encoding chorismate mutase, producing the protein MADPYDEAPVPESGRPLPAEILALRSTIDNIDAALVHLLAERFKTTQRVGELKARGGLPAADPQRDRQQIERLKSIALGAGLDPEFAEQFREFIVSEVIRHHERIAAEHAAGRRLGELPPLDTYS
- the valS gene encoding valine--tRNA ligase; the encoded protein is MSDFPTPQAQSAPEQTPAATPTSAPVAGADVVRAVVREVPDKVSLDGLEERFDERWSAEGTFAFDRTKTRDEVYSIDTPPPTVSGSLHVGHVFSYTHTDVVARFWRMRGKEVFYPMGWDDNGLPTERRVQNYFGVRCDPSLPYDPDFTPPHEGTDGKNVKPGDQVPISRRNFVELCEKLTADDERQFEELWRRLGLSVDWSQTYQTIDATSRAASQRAFLRNLERGEAYQAEAPGLWDVTFQTAVAQAELEAREYPGFFHRVAFHRPDGEPVYIETTRPELIPAVVALVAHPDDERYQPLFGTTVTSPLFGVEIPVLAHPAAAMDKGAGIAMCCTFGDLTDVQWWRELQLPTRSIIQRDGRLSREVPEWIAGGPGEALYAEQLAGKTSFSARTAVVDALRASGDLDGEPTPTQRMTNFYEKGDKPLEIVTSRQWYIRNGGREWDRRDLKTELLQRGKELDFHPDFMRVRYENWVNGLNGDWLISRQRFFGVAIPLWYPVLETGEVDYDHPIVPTEAELPVDPTSQAPAGFSEDQRGKPGGFVGDADVMDTWATSSLSPLIVSGWERDPDLFERVYPMDLRPQGQDIIRTWLFSSVVRSHLERNVLPWKHAAISGWILDPDRKKMSKSKGNVVTPMDLLVEHGSDAVRYWAAAARLGTDAAFEVGQMKIGRRLAIKVLNASKFALTFGVDPQTGTGEIVLDPAAVTVDLDRAMLAGLASVVEQATAAFEAYDHTRALEVTETFFWTFCDDYLELVKDRAYGAGAAATEVSPETVSARTALALALDTMLRLLAPFIPFATEEVWSWWREGSVHRAPWPTPDALRAAAGDADPVQLTAAGHALAALRKIKSEAKVSMRTPILSATVAVPGALLDGVRASLDDVRGAGRVEGELELVEAAEGQGNPDVQGGIVVTASELGEPPARKPQA